Proteins from one Desulfonema limicola genomic window:
- a CDS encoding DUF3426 domain-containing protein — MIITCKKCNSSFNLDENLLKPQGSKVRCSKCKDVFVVYPEPASKASSQKPSEAASQKDISSPSTDDLDLSDIDALFEESSDKDADDDMLGINEMLDTDLNPEEDGFDSEKELDDIAQEMKLSPDFEDNIGQEDYEPKIEFDETDEFSKFGTLEFNVSDMYKTLGIEFDSKIDTETEISEIDPELSNGAEELDLSGIDDMLEIDEDISFTAPQDTSDTDEIDLDMSGLDEMLEDGNSRSGQNNNMDMDMDLDLGFEPDDDDSDVNARTEVFNIDDIDSLDLGLGNDSDKLALASDFKLEPDEDVDVDDKTELVELDFDFENELESKNNEFALEPDPDSREDARDFSDLPEELSLDLDMALDEPAEDLKQDDDLDMDLDLGLEPESEPETDEDEMALDLDFDEDSSSSQPKASEELNLDLDMALDEPAEDLKQDDDLDMDLDLGLEPETDEDEMALDLDFDEDSSSSQPKASEELNLDLDMALDEPAEDLQKDDDLDMDLDLGLGPESEQESDEDEMALDLDFDEDSSSSRPEASEELNLDLDMALDEPAEDLQKDDDLDMDLDLGLGPESEQESDYDEMALDLDFDEDSSSSRPEASEELNLDLDMALDEPAEDLQKDDDLDMDLDLGLGPESEQESDYDEMALDLDFDEDSSSSLPEASEELNLDLDMALDEPAEDLQKDDDLDMDLDLGLEPESEQESDEDEMALDLDFDEDSSSSRPEASEELNLDLDMALDEPAEDLQKDDDLDMDLDLGLEPESEPESDYDEMALDLDFDEDSSSSLPEASEELNLDLDMALDEPAEDLQKDNDLDMDLDLGLEPESEQESDQDEMALDLDFDEDFSSSRPEASEELNLDLDMALDEPAEDLQKDDDLDMDLDLGLGPESEPEPDEDEMALDLDFDEDSSSSRPEASEELNLDLDMALDEPAEDLQKDDDLDMDLDLGLEPESDQESDQDEMALDLDFDEDSSSSRPEASEELNLDLDMALDEPAEDLQKDDDLDMDLDLGLEPESEQEEFELDLEMESESEPAPKVEAKAKKEEEEFELEFDLEDDIPDAQASDDAEEFELDLEMESESEPAPAPKVESKAKAAEEEEFELEFDLEDDIPDAQASDDAEEFELDLEMESEPAPAPKVESKSKAAEEEEFELEFDLDDDIPDAQASDDAEEFELDLEMESESEPAPAPKVESKAKAKAEEEEFELEFDLDDDIPDAQASDDAEEFELDLEMESESEPAPAPKVESKSKAKKAEEEFELEFDLDDDIPDAQDSDEFSLEMEMDSEPEKETAKKAAIKPKKTKPDEMDLDLDFNDAENAEFNEEAGSDEFEFDLDMESAESKEAEDEFDFEEKDEEADFENSIGAIQTEKKTDEDEYSDAFDMGIHTDDFDGISTEGFDSDNDFYDEPGKETIPEERKKRKIPVLLLLIILLFGGGYALFHFGMMPQNIDISSIPVIGDYFTSKSSELGEIVALNETMESRFVENATAGTLFVITGQVKNEFSKKRNYIKMTGRLFETDKKQPVSQVSVYCGNILTDSELSSLDINTMNTRLSNRAGDKNSNMNVNPGKTLNYMLVFSNLPENLEEYTIEVAGSSPAQG, encoded by the coding sequence ATGATTATTACCTGCAAAAAATGTAATTCCAGTTTCAATTTAGATGAAAATCTTTTGAAACCCCAAGGATCTAAGGTCAGATGTTCAAAATGCAAGGATGTTTTTGTTGTTTATCCTGAACCAGCATCAAAGGCATCTTCTCAAAAACCCTCTGAGGCAGCCTCTCAAAAAGATATTTCGTCTCCTTCAACAGATGATCTTGATTTATCTGATATAGATGCATTATTTGAAGAAAGCTCAGACAAGGATGCAGATGATGATATGCTGGGTATAAACGAAATGCTTGATACGGATCTAAATCCTGAAGAAGATGGGTTTGATTCTGAAAAAGAGCTGGATGATATTGCCCAGGAAATGAAATTATCCCCTGATTTTGAAGATAATATAGGCCAGGAAGATTATGAGCCTAAGATCGAATTTGATGAAACAGATGAATTTTCAAAATTTGGAACCTTAGAATTTAATGTATCAGATATGTACAAAACTCTGGGGATTGAATTTGATTCCAAAATTGATACTGAAACGGAAATATCTGAAATTGATCCTGAGCTGTCAAACGGTGCAGAAGAGCTTGACTTGTCAGGCATTGACGATATGCTGGAAATAGATGAAGACATATCTTTTACTGCACCTCAAGATACATCTGATACTGATGAGATAGACCTGGATATGTCGGGTCTTGATGAAATGCTTGAAGACGGAAACAGCAGATCAGGACAAAATAATAATATGGACATGGACATGGATCTTGATCTGGGATTTGAGCCGGATGATGATGACAGTGATGTTAATGCAAGAACTGAGGTTTTTAATATAGATGATATTGATTCTCTGGATTTAGGACTTGGGAATGATAGTGATAAATTAGCTCTTGCATCGGATTTCAAGCTGGAACCTGATGAAGATGTGGATGTTGATGACAAGACTGAACTTGTTGAACTTGATTTTGACTTTGAAAATGAATTAGAGAGCAAAAATAATGAGTTTGCATTAGAGCCTGACCCTGATTCCAGAGAGGATGCCAGGGACTTTTCTGACCTGCCTGAAGAATTGTCTCTTGATCTTGACATGGCTCTGGATGAACCGGCAGAAGATTTAAAACAAGATGATGATCTTGACATGGACCTTGATCTTGGACTTGAGCCGGAATCAGAGCCGGAGACAGATGAGGATGAAATGGCCTTAGACCTTGATTTTGATGAAGATTCTTCCTCATCCCAGCCAAAGGCTTCCGAAGAACTGAACCTTGATCTTGACATGGCTTTGGATGAACCGGCAGAAGATTTAAAACAAGATGATGATCTTGACATGGACCTTGATCTTGGACTTGAGCCGGAGACAGATGAGGATGAAATGGCCTTAGACCTGGATTTTGATGAAGATTCTTCCTCATCCCAGCCCAAGGCTTCCGAAGAACTGAACCTTGACCTTGACATGGCTTTGGATGAACCGGCAGAAGATTTACAAAAAGATGATGATCTTGACATGGACCTTGATCTTGGACTTGGGCCGGAATCAGAGCAGGAGTCAGATGAGGATGAAATGGCCTTAGACCTGGATTTTGATGAAGATTCTTCCTCATCCCGTCCAGAGGCTTCCGAAGAACTGAACCTTGACCTTGACATGGCTTTGGATGAACCGGCAGAAGATTTACAAAAAGATGATGATCTTGACATGGACCTTGATCTTGGACTTGGGCCGGAATCAGAGCAGGAATCAGACTATGATGAAATGGCCTTAGACCTGGATTTTGATGAAGATTCTTCCTCATCCCGTCCAGAGGCTTCCGAAGAACTGAACCTTGATCTTGACATGGCTTTGGATGAACCGGCAGAAGATTTACAAAAAGATGATGATCTTGACATGGACCTTGATCTTGGACTTGGGCCGGAATCAGAGCAGGAATCAGACTATGACGAAATGGCCTTAGACCTTGACTTTGATGAAGATTCTTCCTCATCCCTTCCAGAAGCTTCCGAAGAACTGAACCTTGACCTTGACATGGCTTTAGATGAACCTGCAGAAGATTTACAAAAAGATGATGATCTTGACATGGACCTTGATCTTGGACTTGAACCGGAATCAGAGCAGGAGTCAGATGAGGATGAAATGGCCTTAGACCTGGATTTTGATGAAGATTCTTCCTCATCCCGTCCAGAGGCTTCCGAAGAACTGAACCTTGATCTTGACATGGCTTTGGATGAACCGGCAGAAGATTTACAAAAAGATGATGATCTTGACATGGACCTTGATCTTGGACTTGAACCGGAATCAGAGCCGGAATCAGACTATGACGAAATGGCCTTAGACCTTGACTTTGATGAAGATTCTTCCTCATCCCTTCCAGAAGCTTCCGAAGAACTGAACCTTGACCTTGACATGGCTTTAGATGAACCGGCAGAAGATTTACAAAAAGATAATGATCTTGACATGGACCTTGATCTTGGACTTGAACCGGAATCAGAGCAGGAGTCAGATCAGGATGAAATGGCCTTAGACCTTGATTTTGATGAAGATTTTTCCTCATCCCGTCCAGAAGCTTCCGAAGAACTGAACCTTGATCTTGACATGGCTTTGGATGAACCGGCAGAAGATTTACAAAAAGATGATGATCTTGACATGGACCTTGATCTTGGACTTGGGCCGGAATCAGAGCCGGAGCCAGATGAGGATGAAATGGCCTTAGACCTGGATTTTGATGAAGATTCTTCCTCATCCCGTCCAGAGGCTTCCGAAGAACTGAACCTTGATCTTGACATGGCTTTGGATGAACCGGCAGAAGATTTACAAAAAGATGATGATCTTGACATGGACCTTGATCTTGGACTTGAGCCGGAATCAGATCAGGAATCAGATCAGGATGAAATGGCCTTAGACCTGGATTTTGATGAAGATTCTTCCTCATCCCGTCCAGAGGCTTCCGAAGAACTGAACCTTGATCTTGACATGGCTTTGGATGAACCGGCAGAAGATTTACAAAAAGATGATGATCTTGACATGGACCTTGATCTTGGACTTGAGCCGGAATCAGAGCAGGAAGAATTTGAATTAGACCTGGAAATGGAATCAGAATCAGAGCCTGCACCAAAGGTTGAAGCAAAAGCAAAAAAAGAAGAAGAAGAATTTGAACTTGAGTTTGATCTTGAGGATGATATCCCTGATGCTCAAGCATCTGATGATGCAGAAGAATTTGAATTAGACCTGGAAATGGAATCAGAATCAGAACCTGCACCTGCACCAAAGGTTGAATCAAAAGCAAAAGCAGCAGAAGAAGAAGAATTTGAACTTGAGTTTGATCTTGAGGATGATATCCCTGATGCTCAAGCATCTGATGATGCAGAAGAATTTGAATTAGACCTGGAAATGGAATCAGAGCCTGCACCTGCACCAAAGGTTGAATCAAAATCAAAAGCAGCAGAAGAAGAAGAATTTGAGCTTGAGTTTGATCTTGATGATGATATCCCTGATGCTCAAGCATCTGATGATGCAGAAGAATTTGAATTAGACCTGGAAATGGAATCAGAATCAGAGCCTGCACCTGCACCAAAGGTTGAATCAAAAGCAAAAGCAAAAGCAGAAGAAGAAGAATTTGAGCTTGAGTTTGATCTTGATGATGATATCCCTGATGCTCAAGCATCTGATGATGCAGAAGAATTTGAATTAGACCTGGAAATGGAATCAGAATCAGAGCCTGCACCTGCACCAAAGGTTGAATCAAAATCAAAAGCAAAAAAAGCAGAAGAAGAATTTGAACTTGAGTTTGATCTTGATGATGATATCCCTGATGCTCAAGACTCTGATGAATTTTCTCTGGAAATGGAAATGGATTCTGAGCCAGAGAAAGAGACTGCTAAAAAGGCAGCTATAAAACCGAAAAAAACAAAACCAGATGAAATGGACCTTGATCTTGATTTCAATGATGCAGAAAATGCAGAATTTAATGAAGAAGCTGGTTCTGATGAATTTGAATTTGATCTGGATATGGAATCTGCAGAATCTAAAGAAGCGGAAGATGAATTTGATTTTGAAGAAAAAGATGAAGAAGCTGATTTTGAAAATTCAATTGGTGCAATTCAAACTGAAAAAAAGACTGACGAAGATGAATATTCCGATGCTTTTGATATGGGAATACATACTGATGATTTTGATGGAATTTCAACAGAAGGGTTTGATTCAGATAATGATTTCTATGATGAGCCTGGTAAAGAGACTATACCTGAAGAAAGAAAAAAACGAAAAATACCTGTTCTCCTGCTGCTGATTATACTGTTGTTCGGCGGCGGATATGCCTTGTTTCACTTTGGCATGATGCCTCAAAATATTGATATTTCAAGCATACCGGTTATTGGAGATTATTTTACATCCAAATCCAGCGAACTTGGTGAAATAGTTGCTCTTAACGAAACCATGGAAAGCAGATTTGTTGAAAATGCCACAGCGGGTACTCTTTTTGTAATTACAGGACAGGTTAAAAATGAATTTTCCAAAAAACGTAATTATATCAAAATGACCGGAAGATTATTTGAAACAGATAAAAAGCAGCCTGTAAGTCAGGTCAGTGTTTATTGTGGAAATATTCTAACAGATTCAGAGCTTTCCAGCTTAGATATTAATACAATGAATACCCGTCTTTCAAACAGGGCTGGAGATAAAAATTCAAATATGAATGTTAATCCTGGCAAGACTCTTAATTATATGCTTGTGTTTTCTAATCTGCCGGAAAATTTAGAAGAATATACTATTGAGGTAGCAGGTTCTTCACCTGCTCAGGGTTAA
- a CDS encoding DnaJ family domain-containing protein has translation MFTGFEQIIEKRIKSAQQKGEFENLPGAGKPIIFENDSHIPEDLRLAYKILKNANCIPPEIELKKEVQQTEELLSNIDDAKEKYRILKKLNFIIMKINTMRNTSVLFEVPQKYMEKISERVETKNKL, from the coding sequence ATGTTTACCGGTTTTGAACAAATTATCGAAAAACGAATAAAATCTGCCCAGCAAAAGGGGGAATTTGAAAATCTGCCCGGGGCTGGAAAACCTATTATTTTTGAAAATGACAGCCATATACCTGAAGATTTAAGACTTGCTTACAAGATATTGAAAAATGCCAATTGCATCCCTCCTGAAATTGAATTAAAAAAAGAGGTGCAGCAGACAGAAGAGCTTCTTTCAAATATTGATGATGCAAAGGAAAAATATCGTATATTAAAAAAGCTGAATTTTATAATAATGAAAATCAATACAATGCGTAATACATCCGTATTATTCGAAGTACCCCAGAAATACATGGAAAAAATTTCAGAGCGTGTAGAAACAAAAAACAAGCTTTAA
- a CDS encoding D-alanine--D-alanine ligase family protein encodes MKKLKIAVLSGGISSEREVSLNSGAQVINALDKDKYNVVCYDPKTDLKKLIEDADKIDAALIILHGPYGEDGTVQGLLDLLDIPYQGTGVLGSAIAMNKLVSKQLYEKAGLKVPRYMVVKPDNIKDLDQCIKTLGLPLVIKPVNGGSSIGMSIVRSESMLKQAFEKAFIQDNTVLAESYIDGVELTVGILGNNELTALPVIEIIPGENYEFFDYEAKYKAGATQEICPARIDDNLTQKIQTYAKTAHSALCCIGYSRTDFILKNNEIYVLETNTIPGMTPTSLFPQAAEKAGYSFSQLLDKLIALSIENHQNKKAFKK; translated from the coding sequence ATGAAAAAACTAAAAATAGCAGTTCTTTCAGGGGGGATATCCTCTGAAAGAGAAGTTTCGTTAAATAGTGGTGCCCAGGTGATTAATGCCCTGGATAAAGATAAATATAATGTTGTTTGTTATGATCCTAAAACTGATTTAAAAAAACTTATAGAAGATGCTGACAAGATTGACGCAGCCCTGATTATTCTCCACGGTCCTTATGGAGAAGACGGTACTGTGCAGGGCTTGCTTGATCTTCTTGATATTCCATATCAGGGTACTGGCGTTTTAGGAAGTGCCATTGCCATGAATAAACTTGTTTCAAAACAGCTTTATGAAAAAGCAGGTTTAAAAGTTCCTCGGTATATGGTTGTAAAACCTGATAATATCAAAGATTTAGATCAATGTATTAAAACATTGGGTCTGCCGCTGGTTATAAAACCTGTAAATGGCGGATCAAGTATCGGCATGTCCATAGTAAGATCAGAAAGCATGTTGAAACAGGCTTTTGAAAAAGCATTTATTCAGGACAATACCGTACTTGCAGAGTCTTATATTGATGGTGTTGAACTTACAGTTGGTATTCTTGGAAATAATGAACTTACGGCTCTGCCTGTTATAGAAATTATTCCTGGTGAAAATTATGAATTTTTTGATTATGAAGCAAAATACAAGGCAGGAGCGACACAGGAAATCTGTCCGGCCCGGATTGATGATAATCTTACTCAAAAAATTCAAACATATGCAAAAACAGCTCATAGTGCATTATGCTGCATTGGATACAGCAGAACAGATTTTATCCTGAAAAATAATGAAATCTATGTTCTTGAAACAAATACCATCCCAGGGATGACTCCTACCAGTCTTTTTCCACAAGCAGCAGAAAAAGCAGGTTATAGTTTCAGCCAGCTTCTTGACAAGCTCATTGCCTTGAGTATTGAAAATCATCAAAACAAGAAAGCCTTTAAAAAATAA
- the purD gene encoding phosphoribosylamine--glycine ligase — MKILVIGGGGREHALIWKIKQSPKVSMIYCAPGNGGIADMAECLPISADDIDKLAEFAKDQSIDLTIVGPEDPLSKGIVDRFENQGLRIFGASRLAAEIESSKSFAKELMLKYSIPTAKGESFTDYDAAKAFIKNMGVPIVVKADGLAAGKGVMVCHTENQAIDALNRIMIDSAFGNAGEKVVIEECLTGEEASFLAFTDGKTVLPLPSSQDHKPIYDDDKGPNTGGMGAYSPAPVIDRYMHNRIMQEIMIPTVKAMAAEGRPYKGVLYAGLMINRDQIKVLEFNGRFGDPEAQPLLMRMKNDIIPVMEAIIEERLHTCTLSIDERAAVCVVMASGGYPGSYEKGMLISGLDKVKQMEDIFVFHAGTAATEKGIAANGGRVLGVTALGNSVKQAISTAYNAVSKIDWKDVQYRKDIGQKALTRFETKPVAVIVMGSDSDLSIMEGTVGIFKKFNIPFEITIASAHRSPERAMKYAAEASQRGIKVIIAGAGHAAHLAGVIAAHTSLPVIGVPIDSSCLQGLDSLLSTVQMPPGVPVATVSLGKPGAVNAGILAAQILALSDPEIAKMLEAYKIEMAVQVEKKAEKLGQLI; from the coding sequence ATGAAAATCCTGGTAATTGGCGGCGGCGGCAGAGAACATGCCCTGATTTGGAAAATTAAACAAAGTCCTAAGGTCAGTATGATATACTGCGCCCCTGGAAACGGGGGGATTGCCGATATGGCTGAATGTCTGCCAATATCTGCGGATGATATTGATAAACTGGCTGAATTTGCAAAAGATCAATCTATTGATTTGACAATTGTAGGACCTGAAGATCCTCTTTCCAAAGGCATTGTTGACAGGTTTGAAAATCAGGGACTGAGAATTTTTGGTGCATCCAGACTTGCTGCTGAAATTGAATCCAGTAAATCCTTTGCCAAAGAACTAATGCTCAAATACAGCATACCAACTGCAAAAGGAGAATCCTTTACAGATTACGATGCTGCCAAAGCCTTTATAAAAAATATGGGTGTTCCCATTGTTGTCAAAGCTGACGGCCTTGCAGCAGGAAAAGGCGTTATGGTTTGTCATACTGAAAACCAGGCAATAGATGCTCTTAATCGCATCATGATAGATAGTGCCTTTGGCAATGCTGGTGAAAAAGTAGTTATTGAAGAATGTTTGACAGGAGAAGAAGCTTCTTTTCTTGCATTTACAGATGGAAAAACCGTACTGCCTCTTCCTTCCTCCCAAGATCATAAACCCATCTATGATGATGATAAAGGTCCCAATACAGGCGGTATGGGAGCCTATTCCCCTGCTCCGGTTATAGATAGATATATGCACAATAGAATCATGCAGGAGATAATGATTCCCACGGTTAAAGCAATGGCAGCCGAAGGCAGGCCCTATAAAGGAGTCCTTTATGCAGGGCTTATGATTAACAGAGACCAGATAAAGGTTCTTGAATTTAACGGACGTTTTGGAGACCCTGAAGCACAGCCTCTTTTAATGCGCATGAAAAACGATATAATACCTGTCATGGAAGCAATTATAGAAGAGCGCCTTCATACTTGTACCCTGAGTATAGATGAAAGAGCTGCTGTTTGTGTAGTTATGGCATCAGGCGGTTATCCAGGTTCCTATGAAAAAGGAATGCTTATTTCCGGGCTTGATAAGGTTAAGCAGATGGAAGATATTTTTGTTTTCCATGCAGGTACTGCTGCCACAGAAAAAGGGATTGCGGCAAACGGCGGAAGAGTTCTGGGGGTAACTGCCCTGGGAAATTCTGTTAAGCAGGCTATCTCAACAGCTTATAATGCTGTATCTAAAATAGACTGGAAAGATGTTCAATACAGGAAAGATATAGGCCAAAAAGCTCTCACGCGGTTTGAAACCAAACCTGTTGCTGTAATTGTCATGGGAAGTGATTCTGATCTAAGTATAATGGAAGGAACTGTCGGCATATTTAAAAAATTTAATATTCCATTTGAAATAACCATAGCTTCAGCCCATAGAAGTCCTGAAAGGGCAATGAAATATGCTGCTGAAGCCAGTCAGCGGGGTATTAAGGTAATAATTGCCGGAGCCGGACATGCAGCACATCTGGCCGGGGTAATAGCTGCCCATACATCACTTCCAGTTATAGGTGTCCCCATTGATTCTTCATGTCTTCAGGGACTTGATTCACTGCTTTCCACTGTTCAGATGCCCCCTGGTGTTCCGGTAGCAACAGTTTCCCTGGGAAAACCAGGAGCAGTCAATGCAGGAATTCTGGCAGCCCAGATACTTGCCCTGTCTGATCCTGAAATTGCAAAAATGCTGGAAGCCTATAAAATTGAAATGGCTGTACAGGTTGAGAAAAAAGCAGAAAAACTTGGACAGCTTATATAA
- a CDS encoding L-threonylcarbamoyladenylate synthase, whose amino-acid sequence MDSLYNIKKVNPRHPQAKLIEDAALIIKKGGLVVFPTTSLYGIGCDAFNIKALEKLFKIKKRSLKNPVLVLIHDKKTLNILVKNIPDSADRIMDNFWPGGITIVFKAKSTLPSILTSGTGKIGVRLCKHPVSHALTRSFSGPITGTSANISGRPGCADISQLGHEISSSVDLILDSGTLKGGTGSTIIDVTGHMPVILRQGITKISDVY is encoded by the coding sequence TTGGACAGCTTATATAATATTAAAAAAGTGAATCCCCGGCATCCTCAAGCAAAACTGATTGAGGATGCTGCATTAATTATAAAAAAAGGCGGCCTGGTTGTATTTCCTACAACAAGCCTTTATGGTATTGGATGTGATGCTTTTAATATCAAAGCACTGGAAAAGCTTTTTAAAATAAAAAAACGATCCCTTAAAAATCCTGTTCTGGTACTTATTCATGACAAAAAAACGCTTAACATTCTGGTGAAAAATATTCCTGATTCAGCAGACAGGATAATGGATAATTTTTGGCCCGGCGGCATAACTATTGTGTTTAAAGCAAAAAGTACCCTGCCGTCAATACTCACATCAGGAACAGGGAAAATAGGAGTACGTCTGTGTAAGCATCCTGTATCCCATGCTTTAACAAGGTCTTTTTCCGGCCCCATAACCGGAACCAGCGCAAATATTTCTGGCAGGCCAGGCTGTGCTGATATTTCACAGCTTGGTCATGAAATCTCCTCATCTGTTGACCTGATCCTGGATTCAGGAACTCTTAAAGGCGGAACAGGTTCAACCATTATTGATGTAACCGGACATATGCCCGTGATTTTAAGACAGGGAATTACTAAAATATCTGATGTTTATTAA
- a CDS encoding tyrosine-type recombinase/integrase yields the protein MGTLYKRGKTWWIKYYQNGKPSYKSSESTKKMVAKRLLDKIEGEIAQGKTPSIHFDKTTFKQLADDFIKDYKINGRKSLKRAKQSVNNLKRFFEHFTAQAITTRKIREYTEMRMEEDISNATINRELSALKRMFNLGLQQTPPVVERVPHIQMLKENNVRKGYFEHGDFINLHKELPQYLKGFVTFAYKIGWRFEEITGLTWSQIDREQGIVRLEVGETKNDDGRTIYLDEELKSVFDHQWETRKKLEIITPYVFPNKIGNGRIKDIRGSWFKACDVAGIGRRLFHDLRRTAVRNMVRAGIPEQVAMKISGHKTRSVFDRYNIVNDADLKQASQKQEKYINSLTVTETVTITNFPTKKGSAKTG from the coding sequence ATGGGAACATTGTATAAGCGTGGAAAAACTTGGTGGATTAAGTATTATCAAAATGGAAAACCCTCTTATAAAAGCTCTGAAAGCACCAAAAAAATGGTAGCTAAAAGACTTCTGGATAAAATTGAGGGGGAGATAGCTCAAGGCAAAACTCCCAGTATTCATTTCGATAAAACAACCTTTAAACAGTTAGCCGATGATTTTATCAAGGATTACAAAATTAATGGCCGGAAATCTCTTAAAAGGGCAAAGCAGAGTGTAAATAACCTGAAAAGGTTCTTTGAGCACTTCACAGCCCAGGCTATTACCACACGTAAAATCAGGGAGTACACTGAAATGCGTATGGAAGAGGATATTTCAAACGCAACAATTAACCGGGAACTGTCAGCTTTAAAAAGGATGTTTAATCTTGGATTACAGCAGACCCCGCCAGTTGTTGAAAGAGTTCCCCACATCCAGATGCTTAAAGAAAACAATGTCAGGAAGGGATACTTTGAGCACGGTGATTTTATAAACTTGCATAAAGAGCTTCCCCAATACCTGAAAGGTTTTGTAACATTTGCTTATAAAATCGGGTGGAGGTTTGAAGAAATTACCGGTTTAACCTGGAGCCAGATTGACAGGGAGCAAGGTATTGTAAGACTGGAAGTTGGGGAAACCAAAAATGATGATGGTCGAACCATTTATCTTGATGAAGAATTAAAATCGGTTTTTGACCATCAATGGGAAACAAGAAAGAAACTTGAAATAATTACTCCTTATGTCTTCCCCAATAAAATTGGCAATGGCAGGATAAAAGATATTCGGGGTTCCTGGTTCAAAGCTTGTGACGTTGCGGGTATCGGCAGAAGGTTATTTCACGATTTAAGAAGGACTGCTGTTAGGAATATGGTCAGAGCAGGAATTCCTGAACAAGTTGCTATGAAAATATCAGGTCATAAAACAAGGTCTGTATTTGACCGATACAATATTGTTAATGATGCTGATTTGAAACAGGCATCTCAGAAGCAGGAAAAATACATAAATTCTCTGACGGTTACAGAAACAGTTACAATCACCAATTTCCCCACAAAAAAAGGTTCAGCCAAAACTGGCTAA
- a CDS encoding DNA-binding protein has product MKACNQNVTKKRLFSIKELVKEIGATEWFWRSQIWDRKLPYVQVGRKMFIDRNDVDEFITSNKQMA; this is encoded by the coding sequence ATGAAGGCATGTAACCAAAATGTAACTAAGAAAAGGCTTTTCTCTATAAAGGAACTTGTAAAAGAAATTGGCGCAACAGAATGGTTCTGGCGTAGTCAGATATGGGACCGAAAATTACCTTATGTTCAGGTCGGTAGGAAAATGTTTATTGACCGTAATGATGTGGATGAATTTATCACCAGCAACAAACAGATGGCTTGA